In Nymphaea colorata isolate Beijing-Zhang1983 chromosome 10, ASM883128v2, whole genome shotgun sequence, the genomic stretch TAATATAAGCAAACATTGAATTTCACCCCTATGTGAAAAAGATGTTGGAGATCTTTAGTTGATGACCAAAACTTCATATTTGAGATCAGATGGAAGGGGGTCAGACATTAAATCTGAGGATATGAGATTGTCAATGATTTCAAATCATCTCAGAGCTTAAATTTAGGGATACAAGTGGGTGTTTGATTGCCCCTGATTTAAAATCATTACCATCGATTTAAGGTCTGACCTGCCTCTATTaaatcttaattttcttttttcaaagcAAAAAGGTAGAATAATGATTTCAAATATCGGTTTTAGCTCTGACCTAATAAATCATGGATTTTACCGTGGATATTTTGTCGTGTCAGCAAAATACATACCAGATCAGATCCATGGGTTTGGTTTCAAGTTTGAAGTAATCAAATGCCTCAAGGTAGGATTTTGTATCAAGAAGAGAAGACCATCGAACATGCAGTCTttataagtgaaaaaaatggggttcaagaGGAGTgactttcttttccttgcttttATGCTTTATATCCCAGTGAATTTATCCAGGGCATCAAACACCCCCAGAAAGGTCCGTTGGTGACAAGATAAGAAGTCATTTTAAAGTGCACCCTGCCCAAAATGATCTTACCGCAATAAAAAAGCCAACCTAGACTTTTAATCCGTTCCATTTCTATCAATTTGAAACGTACGGCGTTTGAAAGGGTCATGTACGAGAGAGACATTCTTCAATAAAATAGAAGTGAAAAATGTTCACCCATCACATGCGCCTTAAAATATCACTTATTTGTCATTGGCAGAAATTTAACACTCCCATTCCTCAAAACTAAGATCTGGAGTAATCAAAGGCAACTATAAAGTTTTATGGTTCAATCGTTGCCCATCCCTATTTCCGATGCAGTGACTGCGGGAGAGTAGGTCTCCCAACCTGTATATAACAAAAATGAGCTGCATGAAACAAATTCCGATGGTGTCTGTGGACTTCCTCTTTACAGGTTTCACTCGGTCATCCTCATGTGGAAGTGCTCAATATTGTTGACTACTAATCACATTGCATCTGATGAATGTTTTCTCAGTTTGTATAAGAAACAATGTAAAGATTGATGCACGACCCGCTCAATCTAGTTTTTATTGCTCCTCTCCAGCATCGGTGGTACTGCTCTTTAACTAAAGAAGTTAGTGAGAAGAAGACTAAGAAAAATTTCAATAGAGAGAACCGTTTGCACGGGCAGAGACACAGACAAAAGGGTATAAGAACGTCAAGTCGAAGGTACGTTGGTGTTCAAGGTGCAGGTCATCGAAACGTCCAAAGAGATGCTTTTTTGCTGAAGGCTGACAAGAACACGCACCTTGGGTAGTGAAGTAACAATAGGTTTCAGCTCATCGAATCTTAAGAACAGCAATGTATCTTATAGGTATTAGACACTTGTGATTTTCTGACAGAGTCACAGGTGCCTTAGTGGTATCTGCGTGAAAACATAGGAGTTGCCATGACAATATAAAGGAACACGGGCAGGTGCATAAAGCATCAAATTGTAGGAGGTCCAGAGATCAAAATCGTATTAGGTCTGCATTTCAAAGCAATGTTAAACCGCCTTTAACAGAATAAAAAGGTATATGGGAGTGATAGGAAAAAGAGCCACAAAAGAAGCTAAAAAAGAATATGACAAAGATTTGTGAAAGCAgttatagaaagaaagaaagaaagaaatacatcaGCCAGAAATTGAGCCGAACAACATGAATAATCAAGTGAAAGTGAAGACTCTGGTAAGAGAAGCATGAACACACCAGCGGCTTATTGGAAATAAATGAAGATAGGGGTCCATATAGAACCAGCCCCAATGGTCGGCACGGGCTTCGCAATGGTGCCTGACTGCTTGTACTACTTTGATGGTTTACCTGTCCTTTATCTTAGGTTGAAAAGGTGAATAAACACAGAATATGTTCTGTCTAAAAAGAAAAGGTCCCTGCAGGCTTGGAATATGTTCTTGCGCATAAGCATATTTTAGACAGAATCTGCAGTAATGGCAACCAAAGTGTTTAAACGACGATGATACTTGTATCTTTAACATGCAAGGATTCATTCTTGTCAACTCTCTCTAAGGCAGTGAGCATGAACGCACTATCATGTAATGTTCCGCCTTCTTCTGTTTGGTcatctctctctacctctctctctctcttctctttctgtCGCTGTGTGTGTGTTGTTGGGTTGGGGGGAGGGGGGTGGAGTGGGTTGAGCAACTATGAGCATTACTGCGAGTTGTTTGTTCAGTCCAATCAGACAACTAACAGTTTTGTGGCTCCAATAACaacttttcacaaaaataaTTGACAGCTAAAGTTTGATTTCAACATATTTCTTTAAACATGTTAATGTTTGGTTGTTGGATCAAATTTGACCACACTACTGACACGTTGTCCTCTTAgccctttatttatttatttattttttatcaaaagcgTCGGAAAACACATCTATTATTCTACAAGTTCAAATCAGACAGGAAAAATCATGTAGTaggtgtgtatgcatgtacacaTACAATTTGTTCAGAATTTGCTattgttctttcaaatttgttttggaaatCCAAACTTACAAGTCATGATCTATAAAGGTTGTTTATCGTTGAACAactcttcaaaatttgaatttcttggtTCCAAACAATATCGAAGTTGTTTTGGTGACTAAAATATCAAGCGctgaaaaatatatcaaattttgtAGGTCTAGAAAAACCTGTTAAGATGAGAACACAATGTAAAGGATTGATTTTGTAGGTTTTTTGTTATAGTTGAACAAATCTCTTTACCATCAAATTGAGTCCAACCAACCTGGATTCAGGATCCCAACTATATTGTATATACAAACATTAGTATCTTATGTGTGTTTTACAGAAGGCATGGAGTGTTTATGCCTAGAATTACTTGTGGACAATATTAGCAATAACTTATGGACCAGTTAGCAAATACCACTAAAGCAGAAGAAACCTAATATTGGCCATAGCTCAATAAGACTACAACCTGCAGACAAAAGAAAACTTTCAATGTCCTCTTGGATCTTGCCATCACCAAACACCCCCAAAAGAATATCACAAGGTCCTTTTACATTGCCCAAGGCAATTATTGCAATTTCATGAATGGTCAAGGCTTTATTATTGTTTGCTTTGCATGCTCTATCTAGGTTAGGAACTTAGGGCTACAAAAAGTGACATTGAGCCAAAAACATCTGCAGCCTGTGGCTTCTTCATAAGCATACTTCCAGATTAATCTTATGATGTTCTAAACTATTTACTAGCAGTAGCATATAATGTGAAATTTCAGACTGCACCTTTCACACCCATTAGGCATTATAGTTACAGCTGCCATGAATCACCAGCCTTTTGCTCCCATGGTCCAAGTTTTATTGCACCTGGGATGTCTATATAGCTTTGCTATTATGCTAGACTGTCAAATCTCAGAATCCATACAGTTCCATGTTGATCTGGATTTGCACGATGGATCAATATTCCTACTCACGTATCCTTCCAAAGGAACTACCAGGCACATTGTTATAGGCACATGACAACCATGTGAGGGTTCTGCAGCATTGTCTGGTCAAATTCAAATTATGCATCTATATGCTCTCTTACCTGACCCTGGTAAGATCTCAATAGGTATGTCCAGAAAATGTATCTCCATTAATCCACACAAATTTGTTTTCTGCTGTGATGCTGGTGATCGTGTGAGTTCACTTACAATAACTAAGATCCACAGCTTCAGCTGTGCAGCTCACAGATACAATATGATAGGTTCAAGGATCAAACTTGCATAGGTTCAAGGATCAAACTTGCATAGGTTCAAGGATCAAACTTGCAGCTGCCTTCCCCTTCTGCATGTTGTTGGCATGTACAGTAGTTCAACTTCTTTGCTGATGAATTGCTTCAAGCTGGGTTACTTACTAAAAACAAATGGGCGAGACTAGcaaatgagtgtttgggttccTTATTATCTTTTCattacataaatgaaaaaacaatgaCAACCAACTCATGGAAATGCCATTTAGACTAATCAAGGTGTCAGTTCATGCACATCCTGAATAGGAGAAGATGATGGCATTGTGCATAAAGTGCATAACATATGGAATTCTATTGTTCTGTTATATCAACAGAAATATATGGAACTCAGGACAACTTACAAACAGGCAGTTGATAAATGTCGCATTCTTTGTCCTAGTTCTACCTAGACATCTTGTTCTTTATTTGTGCTTAATAATATCCAAAATATGATCTAATCCTACTGGAAATCTTAAGACCCACAAAGATATAATGGACACGTCCTGCACCATCTGCCAAATGTCCATACCTATATGTCTTCTGTGAACCTGTGGTGTTAGAAAAGAAAACTGCTTGACAATCTGGCAAGGCAGAATCTTGAAAAATAGCAACAAGGATTCCAGAAGCTAGCCACAGCCACAGCCACAAGACAAATAACTAGAACAACATGAGACCCAAAAGCACAAAGCAGCAAGAAAGCAACCATGATACAATGACTTTGATCCCCATTCCATCAGACATGACAAGCACTGCACCCGAGGGGAGTATCCAAATGCTTCAGCAGAAGAGTACATTATATTGGTTATTTAATTCCTTGCTGCTACTTCTAGATTAGTTTGCAAGGTTCCATATGCAACTGCTTTGTTTGTTATTGGTCAAGACTGGAATAAAGACTAAACCTTAATTACTTTCAATATCATTCATCTTGCAACAACAGGAGACCAAGATCTGTAGAGCTTTGAATTCAAAAGAAGTAGCACTATGTTAGTGGAGTTTCAGCAACGCTTTTGGGCTTACTTATTACACTTTGAACAAATTTAGCAGAATCTCGTCCTGCATTAATacttgaaaacaaagaaaaggaaattctCTAACTATGCATTAACGAGACAGATATCATACTCTTTGGATGCACTACCCAAAGAATTTTGATGAATTAATGAAACTATTGTGCATGACCTCAATACATAAGGCATGAATAAAAAAGAgcagatgtgtgtgtgtgtgtgtgtgagagagagagagagagagatcattatTCCTGTATACTCAAGTAGGAGAGAATGAATTGCAAATGACATTTGTCTACTATTTACAGATTTACTCTATGGGCTGCTAAAGCAAGAGAATGCCAATCGCTAACTATAACATCTCTTACAAGCCTTAGTGCATCTAGCTTAACGAAACATGCTAATAAGGTACCAGAAATAATAGACATTTCATATACAACAACTCGATCTAGACACTAATAACTGCTATAGACTGTGTTGGttcaattacaaatttacaaccTTTCACATGAAGCCTCCATCAGCAGCAGCTTTTGCATCTGTTTAGGGAGTATCAATAATTTCCTGCTTTTTGGTGAACTTCCTCTTTGTTTACACAACATAGGTAATTGATAGAGCTTCTTATGCAGCCATTGGCTCAATTTCATTCCATAAGTACTACTTGCATTTGTCTGAAACTCTACAAGGTATGGTCATTACTATAGAGTGACACGACGAAGAAAACAATCCAAGAGGCTTTAACAATAATTAGGATTTCAGTTCATGGATTTGAGTTATAATCCAGAACATCACTATTGGATTGCAATTGACGATGAAAGTTGGCATACACCATGTATTTGAGtcattgaattttgaattgaagaACAGATGGGAGGGCATTAGAGCATGTTCCCTGATGTTAAGGTAAGTGATGATTTGTTCATGGTTAAAGATGTAAACAACTTGCTTCTTCGACACGATTATTTTCTGGTCATAACATTTGGAAGATCGCTCTTTTAATTTTAGGATTCAAGCGAAGACAATGTGAGAGCTAGAAACCTAGACATGAAGAGAAACAACAACGTTGTTAACAATTTATCCTTCTTGACAAGCGAAAGGGTTAATGCAGGAAAAAGCAAACAACTATTCATGATTTATGCTACACCTCTGCTTCATGATCATATGGGGTCGTTACTACTCAAAAGTCAAAAGTGTTCAGAAGACAGTTTTCTAGTATGGGATTAGGCCATGCTCTCTTCTGTACACCTTTCCTAGACAAAGTACCATGTCTATACCACCTGGTTATTGTCTTTTAAAGCAATGAAATGTAGTTACTCAAGATTCTGAATAGCAGAAGGGAAACATGCTTTTATGATACTCTCTTTATTTCGAGATAACAAGGACGACGTCTACTATTGCGGGCATTGGCATCTGCTGCATTACACAAGCGTGCTAGTCCTTGCGTCTGTTTTGCCCGTGATCCTACGTCGTCACTCTGACTCTTCTAGGCGAAACATTCTTGAAAACAATCAGGGGTTACGAATTCCATTCTTTGGTTATTCATCTTCAGAACTAATATACACTGAGAACTTGTTCACCGAACTCTCAAACAGAAAAGAACAATCTTACCATTCGATGTAAGTTCTATTATCGAAGAATTACAGACAGACAGAGAGCACATTACAAAAGAGGCATAAGCATATATTTGATACCTCTTCATTGAATGAAGTACCCGGAGAGGAAGAGtacaaagaagaagatcaaggaCCCATAGATTAACACGGCCTTCTGCCCGGACGTCAGGGAATTCCCGCCAAGCCCGAACTGCTGGTTCTCAGCGAACCCCGCGATCTCCACGCTCTTGTTGTCGAAGAAGGACTTAGCCGCCCCGCAGGTGGGGCATCTCCAATCGTCCGGCAGCTTCGCGAATTCGAGCCCCGGCGGAATTGGGTAGGAAGGATCCCCGATTTTCTCATTGTATTTGTACCCGCAGGACCTGCATTCGTGTATCCCGGTGTTCAGTACAGCGAATTTCTCCTCTAATCTACGCTTGGCGGCCTCTTTGATTGCCTCCTCCTCGTCCGTCTCTGGAGTCTCGCCTGGTTCTCCGACGCCGTCAGTGGATTCCGGCAAAGATGAGGTGTTTTCTGAGACGGGTTTGTCTTCTTTGCTGATGTTAAGGGACATGCAGATGACTTGCCTTCCAAGGGAAATGGGCTTTGAGGAGGGGAGATGGGGTCTTCTGCAAAGAGTGGGAGTGAAAATGGGTTGGGGTACCCTTGAAGACAGGAACTCCCTTGTATGGAGCTGGAAATAGAGAGCTGTTGATCCACCTGCCGATAACGCCATCTTCAGTGGGATTTTTCTCTTACTCAGGAGACGGAGAAACAAAGGGAGAAGGGGCGGAATCAACTCCCACGACTTCCTATCGTGTTTCCTCTTATGCCATGGTTGAACGGAGATGCGGAGAGCAGAGAGCATATGCTTCTTGTCATGGCAATGAATCGGATAAGATGGTTTCTACGTGTTGTTGGTTGCTTGTGGTCTACACGTACGAACGGGAAGAATCAAATCGGATACTTCCCCTTCATCTTTTcccataattttttctttttatggaaGAACTTGTGGTCGCAAATGCGGGATCTCCCGCCCTGCTCCTGTGGGGAAAACTTTCGTGGGACAATAAACTTTTTAACCGTTTCCAACCAAGCACAGTGAAAACTCTTTTCAGTGGAAAGTTGTAAGGGTTTCTGGTGGGTGTTagccagaaaattttttcaGAGGGACACTTGTTCACAaatagaaataaagaaacattgagggACTCCATCACTGCCCATATATTGCTCTACCACTAGTGTCTGCAAATTGCGGTGGCTAATCTGTTGCATGGAACTCGGCTGCAAATGGTTCGATTTTTCTCAGGCATTCCACTCAGAATTTCAAGTTTGGATCATTATTTTCCACTTATCACAGATTACACTGAGATTCATATATGATCTTGATTGCACTCGGGTTTTTCAACCTCATCGGTCCCCATCCTCCAGTTACAGTGAAGTTGGAGATTTCTTCTGATAATCATTctcaaaatttgacaaaattattCTTGCAATGGGGAGTAAGCAAGCAAACGTGCCAATCTCAtgtatttgagaaaaaaaaaattcattgccatgatcgtcatcatcatcactgAGCAATGTGGATTGAGCACTGTGGCATCAACCACGTGAATCACGATGCTTCGGCAACTTTCCCCTCTCTCCCACAGCCTTTCATTGTCAACAAGAACTTGTTCCCCATGACTAGATTTTGTTATCTATTGTTTTCAGAAGAGCCAATTGGCAGTGCTTTGCATGTGCTAGAGTTTCAATgtcaagaaagagaaggaaattgtGTTTGCAAGGAGACGAAAGTTGGTCCTCACCAGGGACAAGACAAATTTTCATCGCTCTAAAAGCACATGCGTTCCATCACTTTAACTGCTCGCTAGTTCCAAATATGCATAGGCAATGCTATCATATCATTTGATGCAACTATCCCAAAATCGTCTGCTTAGATGTCGAAAAGGACATAGCTTGAATTACTTTAAACTGTATCAATG encodes the following:
- the LOC116262724 gene encoding uncharacterized protein LOC116262724, giving the protein MLSALRISVQPWHKRKHDRKSWELIPPLLPLFLRLLSKRKIPLKMALSAGGSTALYFQLHTREFLSSRVPQPIFTPTLCRRPHLPSSKPISLGRQVICMSLNISKEDKPVSENTSSLPESTDGVGEPGETPETDEEEAIKEAAKRRLEEKFAVLNTGIHECRSCGYKYNEKIGDPSYPIPPGLEFAKLPDDWRCPTCGAAKSFFDNKSVEIAGFAENQQFGLGGNSLTSGQKAVLIYGSLIFFFVLFLSGYFIQ